Proteins found in one Exiguobacterium sp. 9-2 genomic segment:
- the rplO gene encoding 50S ribosomal protein L15, with amino-acid sequence MKLHELKPAAGSRSERNRVGRGMSSGNGKTSGRGHKGQKARSGGGVRPGFEGGQNPLYRRLPKRGFNNPTRKEFAVINLDTLNRFEEGTEVTPELLVETRAVKGMKDGVKILSNGKIEKKLTVKAHKFSDAAKQAIEAAGGTVEVI; translated from the coding sequence ATGAAACTCCATGAATTGAAACCAGCTGCTGGTTCACGTTCAGAACGCAACCGTGTAGGTCGCGGTATGTCTTCTGGTAACGGTAAGACTTCTGGCCGTGGTCACAAAGGTCAAAAAGCTCGTTCAGGCGGTGGTGTTCGTCCAGGTTTCGAAGGTGGACAAAACCCACTTTACCGTCGTTTACCAAAACGCGGCTTCAACAACCCAACTCGTAAAGAGTTCGCGGTCATTAACCTTGACACACTCAACCGTTTTGAAGAAGGAACTGAAGTCACTCCAGAACTTCTTGTCGAGACTCGTGCAGTCAAAGGCATGAAAGACGGCGTGAAAATTCTTTCTAACGGTAAGATCGAAAAGAAACTAACAGTTAAAGCTCATAAGTTCTCCGACGCTGCGAAGCAAGCAATCGAAGCTGCCGGCGGTACGGTTGAGGTGATCTAA
- the secY gene encoding preprotein translocase subunit SecY, whose amino-acid sequence MFQAISNMWRVADIRRRILFTLALVIVFRIGAHIPVPMVNTEVFKIDQNGILGFLNSFGGNALQNFSLFAMGIMPYITASIVVQLLQMDVVPKFAEWAKQGEAGRKKLATVTRYGTIVLGLVQAFGIALGFNRIYPGLVDEQFGTWTYVMIALVLTAGTAFLMFIGELITEKGIGNGISMIIFAGIVAGFPNAFRQIYETKLQNAGDALFVNVLYIVLLLLIIIAVIVGVIYVQQAARKIPIQYAKRTVNRTPVGGQSAHLPIKLNAAGVIPVIFAVSFMVTPPTIASFFASPETATKIRDIFDYTSPIGMSIYVALIIAFSYFYTFVQVNPEQMAENLQKQGGYIPGIRPGKQTEQYITKILYRLTFFGSLFLAVIAVTPTFFIKFAGLPNSVQIGGTSLLIVIGVGLETMKQIESQLVKRHYKGFIR is encoded by the coding sequence ATGTTTCAAGCGATCTCCAATATGTGGCGCGTAGCTGACATTCGTCGGCGCATTCTCTTTACCTTGGCCTTGGTCATCGTGTTCCGTATCGGAGCACATATCCCGGTGCCGATGGTAAACACGGAAGTGTTCAAGATCGACCAGAATGGTATTCTTGGTTTCTTGAACTCGTTCGGTGGGAATGCTTTGCAGAATTTCTCACTCTTTGCGATGGGAATCATGCCGTATATCACGGCCTCGATCGTTGTCCAACTCTTACAGATGGACGTTGTTCCAAAGTTTGCCGAATGGGCAAAACAAGGAGAGGCGGGCCGTAAGAAGTTAGCAACGGTAACGCGCTATGGAACGATCGTACTCGGCTTAGTCCAAGCGTTTGGAATCGCGCTTGGATTTAACCGTATCTACCCAGGTCTTGTCGACGAACAGTTCGGCACCTGGACATACGTTATGATTGCACTCGTATTGACAGCGGGAACAGCATTCTTGATGTTCATCGGTGAACTCATCACGGAGAAGGGCATTGGTAACGGGATATCAATGATCATCTTCGCTGGGATCGTCGCGGGCTTCCCGAATGCATTCCGCCAGATTTACGAAACGAAGCTCCAAAATGCAGGGGATGCTTTGTTTGTAAACGTGCTTTATATCGTACTCTTGCTTTTAATCATCATCGCGGTCATCGTCGGAGTCATCTACGTCCAGCAAGCTGCACGTAAGATTCCGATTCAGTACGCTAAGCGTACGGTGAACCGGACACCAGTTGGCGGTCAATCGGCACACTTGCCGATCAAATTGAACGCTGCCGGTGTTATTCCAGTCATCTTCGCGGTGTCGTTCATGGTGACGCCACCAACGATTGCGAGTTTCTTTGCAAGTCCGGAGACGGCAACGAAGATCCGTGACATCTTCGACTATACGAGTCCAATCGGTATGTCGATCTATGTGGCACTGATCATCGCGTTCTCGTACTTCTACACATTCGTTCAGGTTAACCCGGAACAAATGGCAGAGAACCTTCAAAAACAAGGCGGATACATTCCTGGTATTCGTCCTGGTAAGCAAACGGAGCAGTACATCACGAAGATTCTATACCGTCTGACATTCTTCGGTTCACTCTTCCTCGCTGTCATCGCGGTGACGCCGACATTCTTCATTAAGTTTGCTGGCTTACCGAACTCGGTGCAGATTGGTGGTACGAGCTTGCTGATCGTCATCGGTGTAGGACTAGAGACGATGAAACAGATTGAAAGTCAATTGGTTAAACGACACTACAAAGGCTTTATCCGATAA
- a CDS encoding adenylate kinase, translating into MNLVLMGLPGAGKGTQAAKIIEDYAIPHISTGDMFRAAIKDSTPLGQEAKSYMDKGELVPDEVTIGIVRERLAKEDCANGFLLDGFPRTVKQADALEALLEDLGKQIDHVIHIGVDPEKLVPRLTGRRICPTCGATYHVLYNPPKVEGICDIDGSALVQREDDQEETVRRRLEVNVAQAQPLIDFYAEKGYLRNLDGDRPINDVYSDVQALLGDQ; encoded by the coding sequence ATGAATCTAGTATTGATGGGTTTGCCGGGTGCTGGTAAAGGAACGCAGGCTGCGAAAATCATCGAAGACTATGCGATCCCCCACATCTCGACAGGCGACATGTTCCGCGCGGCGATCAAAGATTCAACGCCACTCGGACAAGAAGCGAAATCATACATGGATAAAGGGGAACTCGTTCCGGACGAAGTCACAATCGGCATCGTACGTGAGCGTCTCGCCAAAGAAGACTGTGCAAATGGTTTTCTCCTTGACGGTTTCCCACGCACAGTGAAACAAGCAGATGCTCTTGAAGCATTACTTGAAGATCTGGGCAAACAAATTGATCACGTCATCCACATCGGTGTAGACCCGGAGAAACTTGTCCCTCGTTTGACAGGTCGCCGGATTTGCCCAACTTGCGGAGCAACGTATCATGTTCTCTACAACCCACCAAAAGTGGAGGGGATCTGTGATATCGACGGATCAGCACTTGTACAACGTGAAGATGACCAAGAGGAGACAGTACGTCGTCGCTTGGAAGTCAACGTCGCTCAAGCGCAACCTTTGATTGACTTTTACGCAGAAAAAGGGTATCTTCGTAATTTGGACGGTGATCGTCCAATCAACGATGTATATTCCGATGTTCAGGCACTCCTTGGTGATCAGTAA
- the map gene encoding type I methionyl aminopeptidase, giving the protein MIITKAPREIDIMRKAGQIVARTHKELQAHIRPGITTGQLDAIAERYIRSQGATPSFKGYNGFTGSICASVNEELVHGIPGDRVLQDGDIISIDIGAEYNGYHGDSAWTYPVGTISEETKRLLDVTEESLYKGLERAKAGVHLTDISHAIQSHVEAANFSVVREYVGHGVGQNLHEDPQIPHYGPPGKGPRLKTGMTLAIEPMVNVGKRYVRTLSDNWTVVTVDGSMCAHFEHTIAITDDGYEILTVDAE; this is encoded by the coding sequence ATGATCATCACGAAAGCGCCGCGTGAAATCGACATCATGCGTAAAGCAGGACAAATCGTCGCCCGGACGCATAAGGAGCTTCAAGCTCATATTCGCCCAGGTATCACGACGGGGCAACTCGACGCGATCGCTGAACGCTATATTCGAAGTCAAGGGGCAACACCATCGTTTAAAGGGTATAATGGTTTCACGGGTAGCATCTGTGCTTCCGTGAACGAAGAGCTTGTCCATGGTATTCCGGGAGATCGTGTACTTCAGGACGGTGACATCATCTCGATTGACATCGGAGCAGAGTACAATGGGTATCACGGAGATTCAGCCTGGACATATCCGGTAGGTACAATCTCTGAAGAGACGAAGCGGTTACTTGACGTAACTGAAGAATCTCTGTATAAAGGATTGGAGCGCGCCAAAGCTGGCGTGCACCTGACAGATATTTCGCATGCGATTCAGTCACATGTTGAAGCAGCGAATTTTTCTGTAGTCCGCGAATATGTGGGCCACGGCGTGGGACAAAATTTGCATGAAGATCCGCAAATTCCACATTATGGACCACCGGGGAAAGGGCCGCGCCTGAAAACCGGCATGACACTGGCAATTGAGCCAATGGTCAACGTCGGGAAACGCTATGTTCGCACACTATCCGACAATTGGACGGTAGTGACGGTGGACGGTAGCATGTGCGCCCACTTTGAGCACACCATCGCCATCACAGACGACGGCTACGAGATCTTAACGGTCGATGCAGAGTGA
- the infA gene encoding translation initiation factor IF-1 — MAKQDVIEVEGTVIEPLPNAMFKVELENGHTVLAHVSGKIRMHFIRILPGDKVTVELSPYDLTRGRITYRFK, encoded by the coding sequence ATGGCGAAACAAGATGTAATCGAAGTGGAAGGTACGGTTATCGAGCCGCTTCCAAACGCGATGTTTAAGGTGGAGTTAGAAAACGGCCACACGGTCCTCGCGCACGTCTCAGGAAAAATTCGGATGCACTTCATTCGGATCTTGCCAGGAGATAAAGTAACGGTTGAGTTGTCACCATACGACTTGACTCGCGGACGGATCACATACCGTTTCAAATAA
- the rpmJ gene encoding 50S ribosomal protein L36: MKVRPSVKPICEKCKVIRRKGKVMVICENPKHKQKQG; the protein is encoded by the coding sequence ATGAAAGTAAGACCTTCGGTTAAACCGATCTGTGAAAAATGTAAAGTTATCCGCCGTAAAGGCAAAGTAATGGTTATTTGCGAAAACCCTAAGCATAAACAAAAACAAGGGTAA
- the rpsM gene encoding 30S ribosomal protein S13 has product MARIAGVDIPREKRIVISLTYIYGVGKTTAQKVLKETGISEDTRTRDLTEEQLNQLRDGLDKIKVEGDLRREISLNIKRLIEIGCYRGVRHRRGLPVRGQNTKNNSRTRKGPRRTVANKKK; this is encoded by the coding sequence ATGGCACGTATTGCTGGTGTAGATATTCCACGTGAGAAACGCATCGTCATCTCACTCACTTACATCTATGGTGTTGGTAAAACGACTGCTCAAAAAGTCTTGAAAGAAACTGGTATCTCTGAAGATACTCGTACTCGCGACTTGACTGAGGAACAATTGAACCAACTTCGTGATGGTTTAGACAAAATCAAAGTTGAGGGTGACCTTCGTCGTGAAATCTCACTCAACATCAAACGTTTGATCGAAATCGGTTGCTACCGTGGTGTTCGTCACCGTCGTGGTCTTCCAGTTCGTGGTCAAAACACTAAAAACAACTCGCGTACTCGTAAAGGCCCACGCCGTACAGTAGCGAACAAGAAGAAGTAA
- the rpsK gene encoding 30S ribosomal protein S11, translating into MAKRKQNVRSKRKVKKNIESGIVHIRSTFNNTIVTITDMQGNAISWATAGNMGFKGSRKSTPFAAQMASETAAKTAMDNGMRTVEVNVKGPGAGREAAIRALQAIGLEVTAIRDVTPVPHNGCRPPKRRRV; encoded by the coding sequence ATGGCAAAACGCAAACAGAACGTTCGTAGTAAACGTAAAGTCAAAAAGAATATTGAATCTGGTATCGTGCATATCCGTTCAACATTCAACAACACGATCGTTACGATCACTGATATGCAAGGGAATGCAATCTCTTGGGCAACTGCAGGTAACATGGGCTTCAAAGGCTCACGTAAATCGACTCCTTTCGCTGCACAAATGGCATCTGAAACAGCTGCTAAAACAGCAATGGATAACGGTATGCGTACTGTAGAAGTTAACGTTAAAGGTCCTGGTGCAGGTCGTGAAGCAGCTATCCGTGCTCTTCAAGCAATCGGTCTCGAAGTCACTGCAATCCGTGACGTTACTCCAGTACCACACAACGGTTGCCGCCCTCCAAAACGTCGTCGCGTGTAA
- a CDS encoding DNA-directed RNA polymerase subunit alpha gives MIEIEKPKIETIELSENATFGKFVVEPLERGFGTTLGNSLRRILLSSLPGAAVTAVQIDGVLHEFSTIDGVVEDVTQIILNLKKLALKVYSEEEKTLEIDIQGAGVVTAANITHDSDVEILNPELHIATLAEGASLHMRLTARRGRGYVQAEDNKRDDMPIGVIPIDSIYTPIQRVNYQVEKTRVGQDASFDKLTLDVWTDGSIRPEEAVSLGAKIMTEHLNIFVGLTDEALHAEIMVEKEEDQKEKVLEMTIEELDLSVRSYNCLKRAGINTVQELANKSEDEMMKVRNLGRKSLEEVQAKLDELGLGLRKED, from the coding sequence ATGATCGAAATCGAAAAACCGAAGATTGAAACGATCGAGTTAAGCGAGAACGCTACGTTTGGTAAATTCGTAGTTGAGCCGCTTGAGCGTGGATTCGGTACAACGCTTGGTAACTCATTGCGTCGTATCCTATTGTCTTCACTTCCGGGTGCTGCAGTCACTGCAGTCCAAATCGATGGCGTTCTTCATGAGTTCTCGACGATTGATGGCGTTGTAGAAGACGTTACCCAAATCATCTTGAACCTTAAGAAACTCGCCCTCAAAGTGTACTCGGAAGAAGAGAAAACGCTTGAGATCGATATTCAAGGCGCTGGTGTTGTCACTGCTGCGAACATTACGCATGACAGCGACGTCGAAATCCTCAACCCAGAACTTCACATCGCAACGCTTGCAGAAGGTGCATCACTTCATATGCGTCTTACAGCACGCCGTGGTCGTGGGTATGTTCAGGCTGAAGATAACAAACGGGACGATATGCCAATTGGTGTCATCCCAATCGACTCAATTTACACGCCAATTCAACGAGTAAATTATCAAGTTGAAAAAACACGTGTTGGTCAAGATGCGAGCTTCGATAAATTGACGCTTGATGTTTGGACGGACGGTTCAATCCGCCCTGAAGAAGCAGTGTCACTCGGTGCGAAAATCATGACAGAACACTTAAACATCTTTGTTGGTCTTACAGACGAAGCGCTCCATGCTGAAATCATGGTCGAAAAGGAAGAAGATCAAAAAGAAAAAGTACTCGAAATGACGATCGAAGAACTCGATCTTTCAGTTCGTTCGTACAACTGTTTGAAACGCGCTGGTATCAACACGGTTCAAGAACTCGCGAACAAGAGCGAAGACGAGATGATGAAAGTCCGTAACCTCGGACGTAAATCACTCGAGGAAGTTCAAGCGAAACTCGACGAACTCGGACTAGGCTTGCGCAAAGAAGACTAA
- the rplQ gene encoding 50S ribosomal protein L17: MAYSKLGRTSSQRKALLRDLATDLIINERIQTTEQKAKELRPVVEKLITLGKRGDLHARRQVASFVRREAAGQNAEGKAQDAIQKLFADVAPRFAERQGGYTRIMKMGPRRGDGAEMVIIELV, translated from the coding sequence ATGGCATACTCGAAATTAGGCCGTACAAGCTCACAACGTAAGGCACTTTTGCGTGACCTTGCGACTGATCTCATCATCAATGAGCGTATCCAAACTACAGAACAAAAAGCGAAGGAACTTCGTCCAGTCGTAGAGAAACTCATCACTTTAGGTAAACGCGGTGATCTCCACGCTCGTCGTCAAGTTGCATCGTTCGTTCGCCGTGAAGCTGCTGGTCAAAACGCAGAGGGCAAAGCACAAGACGCGATCCAAAAATTATTCGCTGATGTGGCTCCACGTTTTGCTGAGCGTCAAGGTGGTTACACACGCATCATGAAAATGGGACCACGTCGTGGTGACGGCGCAGAAATGGTCATCATCGAACTCGTTTAA
- a CDS encoding energy-coupling factor ABC transporter ATP-binding protein has protein sequence MDKLIELEQVTYRYPEQEQAALHEVSLTIRSGEWVAIVGHNGSGKSTLTKLFNGLLLPETGTVTVAERFSSANPDQLWEMRRAIGIVFQNPDNQFVGTTVRDDVAFALENWGVPREEMVRRIDDSLARVGLTDFVDREPHQLSGGQKQRVAIASALAMRPDVLVLDEATSMLDPLARQEVMSTVQELHATHPMAVIAITHELDEVLRASRVIVMDAGKIVLEGSPQEVFRHASFLEDIGLDVPFVVRVQERLRAQGLSLEETILDERELVNRLCQS, from the coding sequence ATGGACAAGCTGATTGAACTGGAACAGGTCACCTATCGGTATCCGGAACAGGAGCAAGCAGCCTTACACGAGGTCTCTCTGACGATTCGTTCAGGTGAATGGGTCGCCATCGTTGGTCACAACGGCTCTGGAAAATCAACGCTGACGAAATTGTTTAATGGATTGCTGTTACCGGAGACAGGGACTGTTACGGTTGCTGAGCGCTTTTCAAGTGCAAATCCGGATCAACTGTGGGAGATGCGCCGAGCAATCGGCATCGTCTTCCAAAATCCAGATAATCAATTCGTTGGCACGACCGTGCGCGACGACGTGGCATTTGCTCTAGAAAACTGGGGTGTGCCACGCGAGGAAATGGTTCGTCGTATCGACGACAGTCTAGCGCGCGTTGGCCTTACGGATTTTGTTGATCGGGAACCCCATCAACTATCCGGCGGACAGAAGCAGCGTGTCGCAATCGCTTCGGCGCTTGCGATGCGCCCTGATGTTCTCGTGCTCGATGAAGCTACATCGATGCTTGATCCATTAGCACGACAAGAGGTCATGTCGACCGTTCAGGAACTCCATGCGACTCACCCAATGGCGGTCATCGCGATTACACACGAATTAGACGAAGTATTACGGGCTAGTCGTGTCATCGTCATGGATGCCGGGAAAATCGTATTAGAAGGATCCCCTCAGGAAGTCTTTCGTCATGCATCGTTCTTAGAAGACATCGGACTCGATGTTCCATTCGTTGTTCGGGTACAAGAACGTTTACGGGCGCAAGGTCTCTCACTCGAGGAGACGATACTAGATGAAAGAGAATTGGTGAACCGTTTATGCCAATCTTAA
- a CDS encoding energy-coupling factor transporter ATPase encodes MPILIQELNYTYQLNSPFERVALRDVNLEIPSGALVAFVGHTGSGKSTLVQHINGLLKPTAGKVQVDDIIVEPKKKQDLKPLRRRVGLVFQYPEYQLFEETVLKDVMFGPMNFGHDGATAEQLAKEALRTVGLDEVFWSRSPFDLSGGQMRRVAIAGVLASQPDVLIVDEPTAGLDPQGRKHMLSLFARLHAETGMTLLLITHDMDQVLEYAERVIVMEDAQVAFDGLPLDLFKEETLLEQFHLDLPHVLSLAWQVADQRGLERPDIRTETELIDWLMTKGVSE; translated from the coding sequence ATGCCAATCTTAATCCAGGAATTAAATTATACGTATCAACTCAATAGTCCGTTCGAACGAGTCGCGCTGCGTGATGTGAATCTTGAGATTCCGTCAGGGGCGCTTGTTGCGTTTGTAGGGCATACCGGATCCGGGAAATCGACGCTCGTGCAGCACATCAATGGGTTGCTCAAGCCGACAGCGGGGAAGGTACAAGTCGATGACATCATCGTCGAACCGAAGAAAAAACAGGACCTCAAGCCATTAAGACGTCGCGTCGGGCTTGTTTTTCAATATCCGGAATATCAATTGTTCGAAGAGACGGTTTTAAAAGATGTCATGTTCGGTCCGATGAACTTCGGTCATGATGGTGCGACGGCTGAGCAATTAGCAAAAGAGGCATTACGGACTGTCGGACTCGATGAAGTCTTTTGGAGTCGTTCGCCGTTTGACCTGTCTGGTGGGCAAATGAGGCGTGTTGCAATTGCCGGCGTACTCGCTAGTCAACCAGACGTGTTGATCGTCGATGAGCCGACGGCAGGACTCGATCCGCAAGGACGCAAGCATATGCTGAGTCTGTTTGCCCGGCTCCATGCAGAAACCGGTATGACGTTGCTCCTAATCACGCACGACATGGATCAGGTGCTTGAGTATGCCGAGCGCGTGATCGTCATGGAAGATGCACAGGTGGCGTTTGACGGACTACCGCTTGATCTGTTTAAAGAAGAGACTTTGCTCGAGCAATTCCATCTCGATCTCCCGCACGTCTTATCGCTTGCCTGGCAAGTCGCCGATCAGCGTGGGCTGGAACGTCCGGACATCCGGACGGAAACCGAATTGATCGACTGGTTGATGACGAAGGGGGTGAGCGAATGA
- a CDS encoding energy-coupling factor transporter transmembrane component T family protein: MIVGQHIPGQSYLHRSSALAKIIFAFCFIPLVFLANNAATNIFLLIFTFLALMSSRLPLRYVLKGLRPILFLIVFTFVIQLFFTREGAVLFEFGWLRIYEEGLRLAIIVSLRFFYLVSITTLVTLTTSPIELTDAIELLLKPFKVVRVPTHEIALMLSISLRFLPTLAEETEKIMKAQQARGVDLSAGPIKERLRAIIPLLIPLFISAFKRAEDLATAMEARGYRGGEGRTRLRESKWTMRDTGLMILLVLLTISLVGLRGIG, translated from the coding sequence ATGATCGTTGGACAACATATTCCCGGTCAGTCGTACTTGCATCGCTCGTCAGCACTCGCTAAGATCATCTTTGCTTTCTGCTTCATTCCGCTCGTCTTTCTCGCGAACAATGCAGCAACGAACATTTTTTTACTCATCTTTACGTTCTTAGCACTCATGAGTAGTCGCTTACCGCTTCGTTATGTTCTAAAGGGACTGCGACCGATTCTTTTCCTGATTGTCTTTACGTTCGTCATCCAACTGTTCTTCACGCGCGAAGGGGCTGTCCTCTTTGAGTTTGGCTGGCTTCGGATCTATGAAGAAGGACTGCGACTCGCGATCATCGTCTCATTACGTTTCTTCTATCTCGTCTCGATCACGACACTCGTCACGTTGACGACCTCACCGATCGAATTGACGGATGCGATTGAATTGTTATTGAAGCCGTTCAAGGTCGTCCGTGTCCCGACGCATGAGATCGCCTTAATGTTGTCGATCTCACTTCGGTTCTTACCAACCTTAGCAGAGGAGACAGAGAAAATCATGAAGGCACAGCAAGCACGTGGTGTCGATTTGTCAGCAGGACCGATTAAGGAACGTTTACGGGCGATCATTCCGTTATTGATTCCCTTGTTCATCTCCGCCTTTAAGCGGGCAGAGGATCTTGCGACAGCGATGGAAGCGCGGGGGTACCGTGGAGGAGAGGGACGGACACGTCTACGTGAGTCCAAGTGGACGATGCGGGATACGGGTCTGATGATCTTGCTCGTCCTCCTGACGATCAGTTTAGTAGGATTGCGAGGGATCGGGTAA
- the truA gene encoding tRNA pseudouridine(38-40) synthase TruA: MRRLKCTIQYDGTGYAGYQVQPNGLTIQEVIETTLARMHKHPVKVIGSGRTDARVHAYGQVIHFDTELAIPPENVVKALNTLLPADIRVRSCEEVESTFEARYDVVGKEYRYFVRREENAFRRNLSVHVPYPIDLERIRQGMAHLVGTHDFSSFCVAKTETDNRVRTIYEAELMTIGDELVFRFQGSGFLYNQIRIMVGTLLDVGRGRFAPEDIKKMLLAKDRNVAGVTAPPHGLYLWEVFYPE, encoded by the coding sequence ATGCGTCGTTTAAAATGTACGATTCAATATGATGGAACCGGCTACGCCGGGTATCAGGTGCAACCAAACGGATTGACGATTCAAGAAGTGATTGAAACGACGCTTGCGCGGATGCACAAACATCCCGTCAAGGTCATCGGGTCGGGACGGACGGATGCGAGAGTGCATGCCTACGGACAAGTCATTCATTTTGATACGGAACTAGCGATTCCCCCGGAGAACGTCGTTAAGGCACTTAATACGCTCTTACCAGCGGATATTCGTGTCCGGAGCTGCGAGGAGGTCGAATCGACCTTTGAAGCACGTTACGATGTCGTAGGGAAGGAATACCGCTATTTCGTCCGCCGCGAAGAAAATGCGTTTCGTCGGAATCTGTCGGTTCATGTTCCGTATCCGATTGATCTTGAGCGGATACGCCAAGGGATGGCGCATCTCGTCGGGACGCACGACTTCAGTTCGTTCTGTGTCGCGAAGACGGAAACGGATAACCGGGTCCGGACGATTTACGAGGCAGAGTTGATGACGATCGGTGACGAACTCGTCTTTCGGTTCCAGGGCAGTGGTTTTCTCTATAATCAAATCCGGATCATGGTCGGGACGTTACTTGACGTCGGACGCGGTCGTTTTGCACCAGAGGACATTAAAAAAATGTTGCTGGCAAAGGACCGGAACGTTGCAGGCGTGACGGCGCCTCCTCATGGACTCTATCTATGGGAAGTTTTCTATCCGGAGTGA
- the rplM gene encoding 50S ribosomal protein L13, translating to MRTTFMAKATDVERKWLLIDAEGKTLGRLASEVSSLLRGKHKPTFTPHVDCGDNVILINVEKIVLTGNKLDKKVYYRHSGHPGGLKQTVARDMLANKPERMLELAIKGMLPKGSLGRQMFNKLHVYAGAAHKHEAQQPEVYELRG from the coding sequence ATGCGCACAACTTTCATGGCGAAAGCTACTGATGTAGAACGCAAATGGCTCCTTATCGACGCTGAAGGTAAAACACTCGGTCGCCTTGCGAGCGAAGTTTCATCACTTCTCCGTGGTAAGCACAAGCCTACGTTCACACCACACGTTGACTGTGGGGATAACGTTATCCTCATCAACGTTGAGAAAATCGTTTTAACTGGTAACAAACTCGACAAAAAAGTCTACTACCGTCACTCTGGTCATCCAGGCGGCTTAAAGCAGACTGTTGCACGCGATATGCTTGCTAACAAACCTGAGCGCATGCTTGAACTCGCGATCAAAGGGATGCTTCCAAAAGGTAGCCTCGGTCGTCAAATGTTCAACAAACTCCACGTCTACGCTGGAGCTGCACACAAGCACGAAGCACAACAACCAGAAGTTTACGAACTTCGCGGTTAA
- the rpsI gene encoding 30S ribosomal protein S9 translates to MADVRYYGTGRRKHAAARVFLVAGDGKVTVNGRDISEYFGYETLIMTAKEPLVITETEGKYDVIVTVKGGGFTGQAGAIRHGISRALLQADPEFRGALKAKGFLTRDARMKERKKYGLKAARRAPQFSKR, encoded by the coding sequence ATGGCAGATGTACGTTACTACGGCACTGGTCGCCGGAAACACGCGGCAGCGCGCGTTTTCCTCGTTGCTGGAGACGGTAAAGTCACAGTTAACGGTCGCGATATCAGCGAATACTTCGGTTATGAGACATTGATCATGACTGCAAAAGAACCACTCGTAATCACAGAAACAGAAGGCAAGTACGATGTAATCGTAACGGTCAAAGGCGGCGGCTTCACTGGTCAAGCAGGCGCTATCCGTCACGGTATCTCACGTGCTCTTCTTCAAGCGGATCCAGAATTCCGCGGCGCACTCAAAGCGAAAGGCTTCTTGACTCGTGATGCTCGTATGAAAGAGCGTAAAAAATACGGTCTTAAAGCAGCTCGTCGTGCACCACAATTCTCGAAACGTTAA